CAAGTTGTCAGTGACTTAAGACTACAACACTGCCGAACCGGGATAGGGCTTCAGTTTCCGTGGTCCCTACATAAATCTCTGTCGAAACTAGTGTACATTCTCACGCGCTATATATAAACGTTCTTGTAGACCGGAACCAGATGCAGACGGCGTTAAAGTTTATGTATGCAacaatggaaaaaaattaaacataactgATATGCTGCAGAGATGGTAATGGCTAAAGATTGGCCAAAGATACtacaatgtttattttcatattatcaATTTTGCATTCAAAAGTAAAACTAGTCTTTGTATTtgtatttagtttaaaaaagaaagagaaaaaaataagtagaagaaaataaagataaaagaagtaaaaagtaGAACAAAATGAAATGATTACCTTAAGTTGTTTGGTTTTGGAAACAAATTGAAATTGTTTGGTAGGACACAAAttgaaaggaaggaaaagatATACAGAAGAAGTTTCCATTCACTAACAAGGAagaaaaatttaactaaaagtAATTAGGCTTAGAAGAAGTTAATGTCCCAAAATGTAATATAAGTTAAGGTTCGAATTTATGTCGGAAGATGTATATTCACATTTAGTATGGGACAGTGTCTAGAGAAAAGATTGTCCTTGAAAAATGACATATGTTAAAaccaaacaaaataagaaagaaaaaaatctaatgagtaaaaataatatttcatcaAAAGTGCATTAATGTGATTTTTGGAattcacttttttatatttttaattaatacttgttttattttagaaaatttcatCCTTCTATACCTTTCAGTTCGTGAATTTAATTAGTGCATTCCGTTCTTCGGAACAAATTACTAATAGCATCATGGAATAAAGCAATAGAATCATCAAATCTTCTTACTCGTTTTTGCATATATGTATAGAATCTTTTTAGTTACTTAACTATCAAAATGTCTTTATAAATACTCTCACCGTTCACCACCGTTGACAATCAACAGAAATAGCAATGCAAGATAAGGACACAAGTTATGTCTGAAATCTAATATTTCAAATGTCAGGAAAGATCAATATCTCAAACCTATTgtttatgatttaataatttatatttttttttataaactatagAATAATACAAATACTGTTTTGGTACAAAAGTTAGCTACATGAAATTTCGTGTGAAAATTGAGAACAACATAAGAACAGAAATGACAACCGATATAATCatacaaaatttcattaatcaacatgaaaaaatACGGACTCGATCTAACCCAACGATGACATGGTTTTGGTCTTTTGGACGAGACATGAAGAAGACATATGGATATGGAGGCTTCGATTGAAAGTAGTGCGGCTGCAGAAAATAATAGTGTGAACATGACAAAATTATTACTtcacatgcaaaaaaaaaaaagagtaatgaagaacgttaaaaaataaatgatacttAAATGGTAacttaaagttataaaataattgaaaattgtgGTGCTCTCCCACATTGCTCAATGTAGGTATGCTGGTGAAAGAATGGTCAATACTCCTAAATTAGACAAAAACAAAGTCAGAGATTGGAAGGCAATAGGACGTAGAATTAAAAGTATCCAATCCGTAAGAATTGTGATTTGTCATCAAATCATTTGCATTATTTTATAGATATAATATTatctattttagttttattttaaattaagtacattaaataatatatgttggTATAAAGCtagattataaattaattaaggtaTCCAAAATTGTATCCATTTCAAAAGAATTTGCAAATTAAACTTACATTTTGAACCTAAACCTATATTAGTAGgtaatttattttctcaaaatatatAGGTTTTTTTTGTGAGTTTGAATCCAATTATCATTCCTAATATACAAACACATAACAGAATAAAAAgcctatttaaatattttaataaaattaaaatatatctttataattttatgtaatactttattgaactttacaaatgtaaaataaatttatattttatgtttaaaaaattatcttatacatcatatacttattttttaaaaaatatcaacaaataTAAACAAAGTGCGTAAAATATActtaactaaaatataatttataatagagTAAATTACACTCTTTACCTAAATTATATCAccattttcttgtttaaaaaactATACTCTTTCCTAAGAAATTAACAAGTATTATAACcagtataatataatatgttaaatacttttaattatattaaaatcatataGCATTATATTAAATACTCTTTAATCAATCTCCTTAAGATATTTTTGTCAATACTTTTTTATACTTATTCCTttcaaaatttaagtttttttagataTTCACAAGTGCCTTAAAATAACGtcaatattattaattgttgGAAGACAATTTCATAACGGTCGTCGGGGCTCAAATTAATGGTAATAAGGGCCGGGAAAAATCTCActtatgagaaaaataattaaaagaattcaaatacaacattatgttaaaaaaaataatttgataacattatgttaatatttaacaataaaagatgcattcctctaaaaaaaacaataaaagatacactcctatctctctctctcactctctctctctctctctccctctctctctctctctctctctctctctctctctctatatatatatatatatatatatatatatatatattatgtgccttgAGCTAAAAAAGAGTTCATTAATGAATCACTAGTTCATAGAAAATGACGGAGTGACTTTTCTTTGATTCACAGGTTTTGCACTGGCTGATTAGGATACTGTTTGTTGAATGTGGTCATGGAAAGTTGGAAACAGACTAAAATGGATTGGGACTTGATTAGAGAGAGACTTAATTAATTTTCCATTCCAAGCCAAATACATGACAATATTGAGAGGGTCGGTTGCATATGATAAAGtactgttatttgtttttgtttatggtCAGTTTGGAATAAGTCAATAAACTTAACTAccatcatattattatttttccgaAACCAATCATTTCAATTAGCAAAGTAATGAAATAATGTTTGAGAGAGATGGACAAAAATAACATAACTATGATTAATTAGTCAGTGTCAGTCCATTAAGTTCCCCTCGCATGACATGTGTCAGGTAGGGAAAGGCTCTTAAACTGAGTACACACTTAGAGACCATTACATTTGCCCACACTGATTATATAACCATAACTGACTAAACACACAGAGAGTCTAATACATAAACTACAATTAATAATCATAGAATGATAACCAAATTATGCAAGGCTATCATTATCatcttataattaataagttgagtatatatatatatggatgagGTACTTAATCATAATCTGGAGACCTGCGAGTGTAGGAATTGAGACTGAGCTCCAAGGAAGCACGGGAAGCATTCTTGAACCCTTCTTCAGTATGATACCAGCCATTTCCATCATAGTTATAGGAATTAGACTTGAGGTTGCAATAGCCATGGATGTCCTCACCGTGCATAGGGAATAAAGGGAGGGTTTCAATCTTAGTAGCACCAAAATtctctgcttcttcttcctgaTCAGTTGGCCTTATTTTGTCAAAGAAGTTGGCATAGGTTGAGGAATATGGGTCCACACCGACCCACCCCAAGTTGTGGTTTATTCCAACATGGCCACTGCTACCCCCAGCTGATATTGAGCAGTCCtgataagaaattaagaaagttcaaaacaaattgaTCATTAAGAATTAATCAAACACTTCATTGAAATGATCATTTCTAAATCTAGTTATAAGCTAGTGAACTCcttgtttgaactttgaatacTACTTATACTCCTTCTCTCTCAAGAGAAATATATAAGTTTTACTCATTGAaatgttttccttaattatacATTGCTTTGTCATTATAGAAGAGAGCCAAGAGGCCAATGGGGTTCTTCCATTTATGGAAGTTTCAAGGATTGAATAGTGTAAAAGACTGATTGTCGCTCCGTTTTGTTGTTAAATAAGATATCGTGGGTATGTATAGTAGACTATCACTAATTACTTGCGCACTACACATGTGATGGATCATGGATATTGCTTTCCATTTCAATGCATCACAAAGTTGCATATATATGGACACTGAACAATgataaaagagaaaggaaaaaaataaatatatatatatatatatatatatatatatatatatatatataggaattcATATTAGAGTGGGGAGCTAGGCTgtttaaaaactatatataagtGTCTCATATCCATAAAAACCAAATTAGGAGTCATCTTAACTCACCCTAAAACTTTTCTCCATGGGCGCAGAACCATACCCATAATTCCCCATATGTCCCACAGTAACCATctcaacagaagaagaagatgccgAAGAGATCCCTACATACACAAACATGGCCACAATATAAGAGTAAGACATAAATTTAATCAACTAGTTAGTGAAGTAATTTGAGAGAGAAATTAGTATATGGTTGGTTTGGTTAACCTACCTGCAGTAGAAGAGATGTTAGAATACTTGGTGTGAATGGGATCAGGTTTCCAAGCAGAAGCAGAAGGATTAGGATGAGTTGGTGGTCTTTGTTGCATGGGGACGTTATTGTTATTATGATCAAAAGTGAACCTTTTCTTCTGCCTTTCTCGAGCTTTGTGGTTCTGGAACCAATAAAAGACATTCTTGCCTTCAATCTTACCGTACTGCCTCAGCCTAGCAGAGATCCTCTGAATCTGCTCTGCACTCGGGGATCTAATTCCATTGTTGTAGTAAAGGTCCTTCAGTATTCGTATCTGGTCGTTTGTGGGAGTCCACCGTGTACTACTTTGCCTGCTCAGAAACCCCCCTTTTCCACTGCCACCTGCATCCtcgttttgttgttgttgttggctcccttgttgttgttgaggttCCATCATCCACTactcaaaacaaacaaaaacaaccaaaccaaacaaaacaaaaagagtaGTAGTATGTAGTGTTTGTTGGTTGGACCAAGAAAGAGAATTTGAATATAAGAGGGTAGGTGAGAAGAGAGAGTACTACTACTGCATGAATTATGAAGGGGAGAGGGAGGGGTGAGGGGGGTTATAAACTTATAATAGGTGATGATGATAGATAATAGATGAGGCACAGGGACATATAGTACATGGAGtgataaagagagaaaagtcATAAAAAATGTCTGAGAGAGAAGGACTGAGGGTGACAGAGTGGTGTTCATAAAAAGGGAAGGGACAAAAGAGAGCTTAGAAAGTGAGTACTATCAGGAATTACTTGGACGAAAAGGCATGACCAGGTATGTGTGAAATAAAAGTATTTGCACACCGAGACAGTGAGAAAAGGTAGAAAAATGAGGCATGAAATGATATATtggatggaaggaaggaaagaaaaaaaaagagtagatgttctgaatgaatgaatgaatgaatggcaATGGAATGATGCGGGTTGTGATTTGGGAGTTCAATAGGTTCTTCTTTTGATGCAGATATCAGACATGGCCCctacacacacatatacatattttttttaaaaataaattcatactCTATAGTTATTAAGTCGAATCAACAAGCTGCCAAGATATATTCTGTACTTAACTGATGAATTGAAGGGTAAAAATGTGTTTGTGAACTTACTGTGCATCTCATGGGTCCCAACCAATGCATGAAACATATAGAGTTATAATGCTGATACATTATCCATTTCTTTTTCATCTCACCTTTACTTGAATTctctttatgtatttttatttttatttttcatcaattagtattttattatatctattaatttttacttatttttctttattttttatatatatctctTCTTTCCGTACATACACTTAAAAGATGAGATAGATGTACATGCATTTAGATCGAATTTTCCTTTCTATTAGGGCTATTTATTTTTGTGGTCTGCATTGGTCCGCATATTCTATAGGTATTTCAGGAAGTAGAGCTTTTCAAATTGTACTTGTGAGGCAGTGGCGAGGACTAGTGATGATGCTTGAGCAATGAAGAATACTACACCCTATGTGACAAAGATTTTCAATATAAAGCCTTGAGAGAAGAGGGGATCTTAAAAGCTCTATTATGTATGCTTGTTTCTTCACAGGCCTTCATTATGAACACTGGACCAATgaccaaaaacagaaaaataatgtaaatgcTTCTTCTCAATCTCTGTTTTGGTTATACGTACCTTTCAAGTTATTTATCCTCAACTCAACCAGAAACAATAACGTTCATTTCTTCTCCTCTCTTCCTGTATCAATAGTTCAATACTTTCTTCTCCCTCATTTTATTGtcactttgaaatatttttctcttttaatttatttgtcacTTTAGAATATTGATATTTCAACCTATAGATATGATGCATAGTTACAGCTGCctcaataaacaaaaatattttaatcataaaattagaataattaattgtttttaaaaaaaaatgcaatgcatgtattactttaaattacaaataaaatgagaatatCACACAGTAACGTTACGATTCTCTCTGgtatatatcatatatgctaCACTTTTCTACTTATTGGTATAAAGTGACTGCACTTTATCTGGAGAAAAGTAAATAAACAGACCAATAAGATAGGCTAAAACGAAGAAAATCTTAAAAACTCTATATAGTGAGCCTATTGAAGCGGTTTAGTTAGAAATTATAGTTGTCAGACAAGTTAACCCTTTCATTTATCTTGTCTTGTTTTTTCGACTCTATGGGTACGCCCACAATAGGCACTAGCtcatctcaaaataaaacaaattgttcACACATActactaagaaaaaaaaaaacttgtatgtggatttatatatatacgTCAACTTTGGGATTGATAAAACTTGATGCAAACAACCAGTTTGGGCAGTTTTTGCATGTTGTTTTCAATAAATCAAtcgaataatttaaattttactccATATCATGGATGGTACTTCATTCCATCGTCTCGTTTTGTAGTAGtattttcagaatttttttttatctcatacTGCTTATTATcgtttaaaattatcaaaaaatattaattattttttctaataatctatttcaactaaaaatataataatttttttactagttaGCTAATTATTGCTGTAATAAATAAAGATGGTTTAGTTGGGAAATATACATgtgaatttcataaaattaaaattttcatttttaaaatacctacaaatattttgagagaaagtaaaaatatatactacatTGATAGGTTATAAATGTAAAGGAAAGTGGATGAATTTGTGATGGGTACAGGTCCTTAATAATGCAGCGGAGCATGCACCCCGAATATTAAATGCAAGGGATTTCACGGTTTCTGGAGTTTTTTTTCTGTGTTTATCTTGGGTGAGATCAGAACTCGAAAGCTCCATCATTTTTTGCCACTGCAGCTTAATTAACCTGCGGTTCAGCTTTCAGCGTTTTATGCTATTTTGCCTGTAAGCAACCCTTGAAAGTGAGTGAGAGTACTGAAAAGATGTGCCCGCCCAACTGTTGCATTCTTGTACCACTCTGCAGTCAATAAACTATCCATAACTCAATTCATGtccaacattttatttattgatccAAACCCATGAAATTAATCTGCCAACTTTAACTGGGTAACCTagtaacattaatttaattaaagtgtATTTGGATGTCGGTTACGTTGAATGTAACTAATTTTCATTCCAAAACAATCGGTAACTTGGCCTGGTGCATAtttgattttatgaaaaaatactttttaagacaaaaataattttatcaaaaagatcaaaatatatgtttttgtttcaaattgaaaagcatttataatatttttactttcaatccaaacatacatatacacatgtttctaCTATCTTATTTTAGAAAGTGAAAAAACCATGTTGAAGATGATTTCaacatacatatacacatatgatTATGATATAGGCTAAGACGGGTTATAAGCTTTGATAcaatgttagatttcatcttaaaattaattaacattaaataaaattgtccaacagatatataagctACACCCCAAAGACTGAGGCAGGCGATGTGAGACTTCCTAAcaattattttcacataaaacaGACTGTTACAAATTTACAAATTGAGTCCGctaatcaaatttataaaattctcAGAAGTATACGTAACTTCTGGAGTTTCATTGTATATTACACTCGTACACAATATTACATGGCTTAATTGAAGTTTGGGATATGTCATGTGTAGGGGTGTAGATAATATGTTTCTCTGGGTATTATAATATAGAATATACAGCTCCAAATTACTTCTATCCATCGGTGGTGTGGTTAATTGGAAAATTGTTAGATGTTTAAGAAAACAATATGTGAGCATGTAAAACAAAAGAACTTGGaaatgtttttttgtcttttttctctTACCTCTCGTGCATATATAACTCTACAGCATTGTACAAGTTTTACATAAAAACGAACCAATCAGGGAAACTAGTGTGGATGGAACTATTCAATCTTTCCTTTCTGAATTCATTCTGTTGTAACAGTCTCGTTCATTTGATGGttgatacaaaacaaaaacattggaAAAACAATATATTGATTTGAACGTTATTCAATCCTTGGCGTACATGTCTCTACGTTTCAACTTTTTCAGATTGCATAATTTGCTTGATTTTGACACCGCCATCATGAGATTTGCCTTTCCTTATCATGCATTTACATGGCAATATGTGGCATTGCTTGGAGCCTCCCCTCTCTCTCTAGCTACCCTTTTCCcatctctctcacacacatagAGGGTATTCTATTCCcttaatgaatttaaaaatacacTTGTGCCAAATGGTCACAATCTTCTGTTTGATTTACGTTTATACACTTGATTTTCAAAGCCAAGTCCTtcatcactctctctctctcatccaAAATCCTGAGCTGCTTACCTCATAAAGGAATGTGACCTGGCTAAAGAGACCTCACACAGCCGCAGTGGTACACTCCCTAGTCTTACGGGTAATCATCTTTCTTGCACTAATTTTCTACCCGTATCTCCAAAGATACATCACAAAGATCATTCcatatctctctctctttaggCTTCTACTTCTACTGGTCTCGTTTTCCTTTaacttttcttctttccttgTTATAGATGTGACTTTGCAACCATATAGAGTAAAATCCTAGTCATAACTATTCATACAATGCAAGCTTTTTGGCTTCTCATTTTGGTTTTGTTCATATTCTGTACGatcattttcatttaattagatttaattatggGATGTGaggtttttaattaatattatgtataGAGCTGATTTTGTAGATATCCCAACGTAATGTATATTTTGCTAATAAGGCTCTGAAGGTTTTGAAGGAAATAGTCACTTTCAGGAGTTTAATATGCTAGTTTTTGTGTGATGTGATTTTTAACTGGACCTATATTTTGAATCAATTAAGCTTTGGCTGATAACCAAATAACAACAGGAATATTTGGGGTGAGAGTGGAGGAGGGACCACCCCAGCAATAACTCGAATTAATATAGATCATCTACAAAGcagctgattttttttaagtagcATTTTTAAGGGGAaacatgaatgaatgaatgctaTATTGGCAACTACAACTATAACTTACATGCAATTTTACTTTGAAGTGATATTCTAGGTTTTTTTGGACTCCAATTTTATTTCGAGGCTTATTTtagaatgtttaatttaaagtgAGCTATAACATGATCAATAGATGATTGGATTCTTTAAAtaccttaaaaaattaatttttgaccgTATGTACATAGAAGATTTTCTTGTTGTGATACAAAACTCACTTTAACAATCTTTATTACatcccaaaaaaaattaatttttgactaTCAAAGAAATTAATCTCCCATTAATTATAAGCTAGAAGATATATATTTGGTAGAAAAAAAAGGTgtttaattagtttttctttattatttttcacttaattaGCCTTTTAAGTATACAAggacttcttttttttcttgcaaTAACTACAATTTTAGGTGAACAGAAATATATTGGTTTCCGCACAAATTTTTATACACCAAACCAGCTCAAATTTAGATGCTTCATTTCATAATTAAGGATTGAgaattaaattttcaaacacCAAAATAGCTCAATTTAGCTACTTAATTTGATAAGGGGTTGTAACTATATTCACTATGTGAATTTGAATCTCACTAACAATGTCAAAATCTCATTGGTAGGAGATCCTGTAAAAGTTTTAAGGGGGAAAAATGGGTTCAAATCAACTTAGCCTTACAATacaaattttctaatttaatataatataaaattttcaataaatacttataaaagaagtaaagaaagtaaaatgtgtacgaacttttttttaaaattaaaattatcttatgtataaattaatctATAAGAGTCCTCACATTCGATTTCTTTAAAAGCTAATTTCAATCTATAAAAGCTAATTTCAATTTATGCATAGATTAGTTTTAATTTagagatttttaatttattatatttttctgtttttcataagtatttattgagaaatttattcaaacaacataaaatcggataaagaaaagtttaagttgaaaattatttttcttgtttttctacCCGGTAAGCTAAAAGAAACTTTAATTATaactctactttttttttttacttcttttgttGGTCTTCAATCTAAACAACTAAATAAATTGATGAATTTTTCTGATCTAatacttcttctttttatccTATTTCTTTCCTCTCTAAAAATTGTAAGAcgtgtattttattttcaccaTACTTGCATATAATGTTATCacatcattaaattattttgatatattatataacTAATATATGAAGTTAATTGATATGCAGTGTAACTTATCTAATCATATAACactatgataaatttgttttgacttttaaaacaaaaaccttaaaaaaaaatcccaaaattgaatttcgattaattgattatgtaaaaatatatatatatatatatatatatatacccgtAAACACCCAATCTTGTTCAcccttctattattttttatttttagtcttctCAATTTATTCTCACATTTCATTTTTCtacaaataatgaaattttatatttgggCTAATCTTAGGAAATTACCTCTTGCATCTCTCTAATTGTTCATGCACCTAATCCGGAAGAATATAAATTTGTACATTCTGAAAATATCTTTCcagaatataattttacattttgaatTAAGTGTTCCAGAAGCTTAAAAAGgtgcaaaaaaacaaaattggagGTGCAGGAAGTAACTGCCCTAACTTAAACCAACAACATTATTTACATTGGGCTTCCAAACACAATTTGTATCGGATCTAGAATtcaaccaaacacaacaacccTACATGAATGATGAACCCACGCGCGTGGGCTTCCTACCAGTACcagagtttttatttatttatcaatagttgatctttttttttttttcccataaCATCCTCCGCAGATTCCTTTTCAGATTGATGAAAACATTGAAAAGTCTAGTCGTGTATCAGATTTTCAGACATTCATCGAGGTGAAATTTCCATTGTTGCACCCGAGACATACTTGGTCAGTTGGTCGCAACGCATCATTGCATTGTCTCTAATTATCCCATTTTACTAATAATCTAATTcagaaaaattatttgtaatagGATTTTGGTATCAATCAACAAATCATAAGTTGgtcagtattaaaaaaataatttaaaaattatttgaaacaaTTTATTGAAAGTGACATTTAACGAAGTTACCTAAAAAACACACacgaacaaaataataaaaagggaGAAAGCAACACACACAGTACCAACAGCAATTTACATGTAGCAAACTTATtagaaaaacattaaatttaatgatacatttgtataatattttatagaaaaaagaaagaaaaaaatacgtcataatatgaataatataataaataaaaaaatataaaaatgttatataaataatggaagagtttaattttagaataaatagtTATGTCGTAacagtgtaaaaatatttttacattgttaTCCTAAAAAAAACGGTCGaacatgataaattttttatttatataataaaaataattatcttaataattatatcaaaacaattatttcttattagttaacaataaaaattttaacacCGACagttatagaaaatattttaaatatgatttgtaaaataatttttaattatataatgataCATAGTTTACtgaatgtaaaaatatatattttcaatttaatctaattaaaattataatataattcaacctACGTCGGATCTCTAGCAAACCGATGTAGCAAATATTTCATtgcataaatatgataaaacaCGACGATCGACGAATCAAATCCAAAAATGATCGATGGACCTCCGAATTGCAAAGTCAATcaactctcttttttctttcatgagACAAAGAATAATTCTAAGAGCAAATCATACTAACACTGCTTGAGGTTTTACAAGATTACATAAAATCCTCATATTTTCACTGTTACAATAATctcttttaattgtttaaaaaatattattacactgatattttttttatacattacaCTAGTTCTTAGATGCTTAAAAAATGCTGCACTATATCTCCTCATAAGAGAGATTGttataaatgtataaaaaagtaaagataGTTTGTGCAATCTTACAAAATCTCAAAAGAGTGATTTCAGTCATCACGTAGAAGGTTGAAGTTGCACACCGATAATTTATAATCGCTTATACACATAATACAAAGATATGGGAAactaaacataatatatttttctcattttgtacaATGGTCACTCGTTCTTATTGTTCTGTTATTGGCATCAAGTATTCATGTATTGCTCTTTTGTTTcgacaataattatatatctaatattatttataaacaaactactatatatatatatatatatattagtcatttaaaaaaaatacatagaaATATACATGATTTGTGTGGTCGCACGAGTAACTAACTAGTTAATATCAAACTAATACtataggattttttttccttcttcttctttgggtTCACCTTGTTAAAAGGAGTGAATGAAATACTCCAATATATGAGAGCAAATGAGCAGTACTTTAATCACTATTTTTGAACAATATACATGCAAGCCCAAATCAGTTAGTCTCCGGGCAGGTTTGCATTCGGGGTCCATTTGTGTAGACCAGGTCCATATCTTCGAAGTTCGAATTCTGTTTTTGCCATCAATATTCTCAAAACTATGGACCAGAAAAAAAGTCCTACAATTTGAGTACTTTCATCCTAATTTGCATAAACACATTgtacttatttctttttcaatatGTTTTGCACTATGTAATTTTTTCCCACTGTGATATATCTACTTATTttgttattgataattaatctttatggaaaaatattattattataccatTTTGATAAAGAAATGATTTTTCATTGTCAAATAGACAAATACTAAAATTTGTGATGGGTAGGTAATGACGTGTTTAGCAGGGGATTGTCTTCATTTGTCGAAGTCATAGGTTTGTTTGTGTGGGACTCGGATTATA
The nucleotide sequence above comes from Glycine soja cultivar W05 chromosome 11, ASM419377v2, whole genome shotgun sequence. Encoded proteins:
- the LOC114374361 gene encoding protein WUSCHEL-like, which translates into the protein MMEPQQQQGSQQQQQNEDAGGSGKGGFLSRQSSTRWTPTNDQIRILKDLYYNNGIRSPSAEQIQRISARLRQYGKIEGKNVFYWFQNHKARERQKKRFTFDHNNNNVPMQQRPPTHPNPSASAWKPDPIHTKYSNISSTAGISSASSSSVEMVTVGHMGNYGYGSAPMEKSFRDCSISAGGSSGHVGINHNLGWVGVDPYSSTYANFFDKIRPTDQEEEAENFGATKIETLPLFPMHGEDIHGYCNLKSNSYNYDGNGWYHTEEGFKNASRASLELSLNSYTRRSPDYD